A stretch of the Papaver somniferum cultivar HN1 chromosome 6, ASM357369v1, whole genome shotgun sequence genome encodes the following:
- the LOC113289972 gene encoding thiosulfate/3-mercaptopyruvate sulfurtransferase 1, mitochondrial-like isoform X1 → MASALLSRTLVGLRSLKTCSQKQPQILTSFLNQKNTFQRRSGSSCFVFTTSNLIRSAVGSSKSSRTMATFATQSVSTDEPVVSIDWLHANLREPDVKVLDASWYMPDEQRNPFQEFQVAHIPGSLFFDVDGISDRKSNLPHMLPSEEAFAAAVSALGIENKYGLVVYDGKGIFSAARVWWMFRVFGHDRVWVLDGGLPQWRASGFDVESSASGDAILKASAASEAIEKVYNGQTVAPVTFQTKFQPHLVWTLEQVKKNLETNAYQHVDARSKARFDGVAAEPRKGVRSGHVPGSKCIPFGQMLDGSQSLLPAEELKKRFEREGITLDAPVVASCGTGVTACILAMGLHRLGKSDAPVYDGSWTEWGAHPDTPVSTTAATS, encoded by the exons ATGGCATCAGCACTTTTAAGTAGAACACTCGTTGGACTTCGTTCCCTAAAAACTTGCTCACAAAAGCAGCCCCAAATCCTTACTTCTTTCCTCAAT CAGAAGAACACATTTCAAAGACGGAGTGGAAGTTCCTGTTTTGTGTTTACAACCTCTAATTTGATCCGTTCTGCTGTGGGTTCTTCAAAGAGTAGTAGAACAATGGCTACTTTTGCAACTCAATCCGTTTCTACCGATGAACCTGTTGTATCTATTGATTGGTTACACGCCAATCTAAGGGAGCCCGATGTGAAG GTGCTAGATGCTTCGTGGTACATGCCAGATGAGCAGAGGAATCCATTTCAAGAATTTCAG GTTGCCCATATTCCCGGTTCCCTTTTCTTTGACGTGGATGGTATTTCAGACCGAAAATCAAAT TTACCACACATGCTACCATCCGAGGAAGCTTTTGCTGCTGCGGTTTCAGCTCTTGGCATTGAGAACAAATATGGATTGGTTGTTTATGATGGAAAGGGGATTTTCAGTGCTGCCCGTGTTTGGTG GATGTTTCGAGTATTTGGACACGATAGAGTGTGGGTGTTAGATGGAGGCTTGCCTCAATGGCGTGCTTCAGGATTTGATGTGGAATCTAGTGCCTCTGGAGATGCTATTCTCAAAGCTAGTGCTGCAAGTGAAGCAATAGAGAAAGTCTATAACGGGCAAACA GTGGCTCCAGTTACGTTTCAGACCAAATTCCAGCCCCATCTTGTTTGGACGCTTGAACAG GTTAAAAAGAACCTTGAGACCAACGCATACCAACATGTAGATGCTCGATCAAAAGCCAG GTTTGATGGGGTTGCAGCAGAGCCACGGAAGGGTGTAAGAAGTGGCCATGTACCAGGCAGCAAGTGTATTCCTTTTGGCCAG ATGTTGGACGGTTCCCAGAGCCTCTTACCTGCCGAGGAGCTTAAGAAAAGATTTGAAAGAGAAG GCATCACTTTAGACGCACCCGTGGTTGCATCTTGTGGAACAGGTGTTACAGCTTGCATTCTTGCTATG GGTCTCCATCGACTTGGGAAATCGGATGCTCCAGTATATGACGGTTCATGGACTGAATGGGGAGCTCACCCTGACACACCTGTCTCTACTACTGCAGCTACTAGTTAA
- the LOC113289972 gene encoding thiosulfate/3-mercaptopyruvate sulfurtransferase 1, mitochondrial-like isoform X2, whose protein sequence is MASALLSRTLVGLRSLKTCSQKQPQILTSFLNKNTFQRRSGSSCFVFTTSNLIRSAVGSSKSSRTMATFATQSVSTDEPVVSIDWLHANLREPDVKVLDASWYMPDEQRNPFQEFQVAHIPGSLFFDVDGISDRKSNLPHMLPSEEAFAAAVSALGIENKYGLVVYDGKGIFSAARVWWMFRVFGHDRVWVLDGGLPQWRASGFDVESSASGDAILKASAASEAIEKVYNGQTVAPVTFQTKFQPHLVWTLEQVKKNLETNAYQHVDARSKARFDGVAAEPRKGVRSGHVPGSKCIPFGQMLDGSQSLLPAEELKKRFEREGITLDAPVVASCGTGVTACILAMGLHRLGKSDAPVYDGSWTEWGAHPDTPVSTTAATS, encoded by the exons ATGGCATCAGCACTTTTAAGTAGAACACTCGTTGGACTTCGTTCCCTAAAAACTTGCTCACAAAAGCAGCCCCAAATCCTTACTTCTTTCCTCAAT AAGAACACATTTCAAAGACGGAGTGGAAGTTCCTGTTTTGTGTTTACAACCTCTAATTTGATCCGTTCTGCTGTGGGTTCTTCAAAGAGTAGTAGAACAATGGCTACTTTTGCAACTCAATCCGTTTCTACCGATGAACCTGTTGTATCTATTGATTGGTTACACGCCAATCTAAGGGAGCCCGATGTGAAG GTGCTAGATGCTTCGTGGTACATGCCAGATGAGCAGAGGAATCCATTTCAAGAATTTCAG GTTGCCCATATTCCCGGTTCCCTTTTCTTTGACGTGGATGGTATTTCAGACCGAAAATCAAAT TTACCACACATGCTACCATCCGAGGAAGCTTTTGCTGCTGCGGTTTCAGCTCTTGGCATTGAGAACAAATATGGATTGGTTGTTTATGATGGAAAGGGGATTTTCAGTGCTGCCCGTGTTTGGTG GATGTTTCGAGTATTTGGACACGATAGAGTGTGGGTGTTAGATGGAGGCTTGCCTCAATGGCGTGCTTCAGGATTTGATGTGGAATCTAGTGCCTCTGGAGATGCTATTCTCAAAGCTAGTGCTGCAAGTGAAGCAATAGAGAAAGTCTATAACGGGCAAACA GTGGCTCCAGTTACGTTTCAGACCAAATTCCAGCCCCATCTTGTTTGGACGCTTGAACAG GTTAAAAAGAACCTTGAGACCAACGCATACCAACATGTAGATGCTCGATCAAAAGCCAG GTTTGATGGGGTTGCAGCAGAGCCACGGAAGGGTGTAAGAAGTGGCCATGTACCAGGCAGCAAGTGTATTCCTTTTGGCCAG ATGTTGGACGGTTCCCAGAGCCTCTTACCTGCCGAGGAGCTTAAGAAAAGATTTGAAAGAGAAG GCATCACTTTAGACGCACCCGTGGTTGCATCTTGTGGAACAGGTGTTACAGCTTGCATTCTTGCTATG GGTCTCCATCGACTTGGGAAATCGGATGCTCCAGTATATGACGGTTCATGGACTGAATGGGGAGCTCACCCTGACACACCTGTCTCTACTACTGCAGCTACTAGTTAA